The Miscanthus floridulus cultivar M001 chromosome 17, ASM1932011v1, whole genome shotgun sequence genome has a window encoding:
- the LOC136517965 gene encoding pseudo histidine-containing phosphotransfer protein 5-like: protein MEYSNLQRQAASLKKSLFDQGYLDEQFCQIEYLQDEASPNFTEEVVSLFFENSTRLMTNIEQAMEKNPRDFSRWDVNMQQLKGSCSSIGASRMKNECTSFRNICGDENAEGCMRSFQNLKREHGVLRQKLESYFQVLRQAGPAVTAARPRGM from the exons ATGGAGTATTCTAATTTGCAACGCCAGGCAGCATCCTTGAAAAAGAGCCTCTTTGATCAG GGATACTTGGATGAGCAATTTTGTCAGATTGAGTACTTGCAGGATGAAGCAAGCCCTAATTTTACAGAAGaagttgtttccttgttcttcGAGAACTCAACCAGGCTAATGACAAATATTGAGCAAGCTAT GGAGAAGAACCCAAGAGATTTCAGCAGATGGGATGTAAACATGCAGCAATTAAAAGGAAGCTGTTCTAG CATTGGTGCTTCTAGGATGAAGAACGAGTGCACGTCATTCAGGAATATCTGTGGAGACGAGAATGCTGAAGG TTGTATGAGGTCCTTCCAGAACTTGAAGAGGGAGCATGGAGTCCTCAGGCAGAAGCTGGAATCCTACTTCCAG GTGCTGCGACAAGCCGGCCCTGCTGTGACTGCAGCCAGGCCTAGAGGCATGTAA